The following proteins are co-located in the Branchiostoma lanceolatum isolate klBraLanc5 chromosome 16, klBraLanc5.hap2, whole genome shotgun sequence genome:
- the LOC136421884 gene encoding uncharacterized protein isoform X3 codes for MASKGNGVRGPAYSSDDSGIDTTAPLAIATGDPTMATVVGCAIVILVWILSFRQYLSRTRTGDGSEGRGLVLHSRGDPVSWKETRVTFDLFRFLGSFLAAEVMFPFPPSDSGVSLFSLTAIDLVSSVVYFLLVRREEFKKQLKHYTAFNFTTTGFSYGFTLQLLIISHHYNPTNVLINTLILLYILAFCLITWNAVGEVMKKLELDPSERSALKSVVYSMCGVTLINTMYYTWPTSIPYILCIEHLVPRTLSQVLIPLWILLVCSQIITYRNISSSFHKDSKSAVLHHAPDATHNCGICCSGLILAWFCDGRRAPTDIITYWKPLWPLLLADIMGIIGYCMACNQFSSIWHAKAEKASEDEITQGASAPLKKSVAVKKSESAVDGTEGSLEMEDEVREETSMPPMKPMGVDATDEVLDGAATSLTEPMDVKVTDRAAGETTTLLPKLLDVGAADEVVDGTAVSPMKLVEVEAAEELADGTATTPVMSMDVETTDEVVYETAMSPIELVDVGIQCQVDGQVTSLTKPVDAMVTDEEDDMEEDDSWATDEEEKVEDEESTDGSALDERMSDSEISVTTSADQSVPVCSIILPPRAPGKSLKITSAFLNPDGHLENLKLKENELLVSDIIKINPSGLTFSGPVRFKIPHSLPKYDEEWQYIVVASSDDGSTWEELETESCEESGQRSAIVETTHLGQFAVKARPLKHTHRIKKGKATKLKSSKETGVEVSLPSDSVSKDEEISFEVTPVDKAALSCAGRKDATVMADTHCMSHILKFSKGSGLLLKRPATIVIPLTSSADGKEAHVLSCTKKGEWEDITDKVDDIVLEHSKVAFKTDRLRDGFAALVSKSPSDSKSSVKIIDLVSKSVHASEVKLVVFKKWKEPREEGVMTVRIESIIEDYVEDRIVRRTTTEGYDLQSGTPTAVVTMVENETFCAYFKGNIHPPNCDLVNGLLRANLTFHSAAPCTLTFDVKVDEKKESSDVGIYSGPKETCPVPRHGELPAAPLAKMEITTPTGITCEYWLKCRKFKNTLGIEDHHFNLEGDMCYCYRCHNERGDRDWYHRGDPPEMYAIPQGWSRFGVRVNPAFMDKDLPAFDKWHRAFHGTDPVVVKKILQSSSQLLIPGDTVLGGHRLGEKPGHITPDSKPEGFDTRQVFVSPSIKYAGCEVYASPQRYKDKKGKEYDVRVALQLCVRPGSYTVGPETIGARREGRTIDPLFSNDELEWFTKERGGHALYGLLVKMDPK; via the exons ATGGCGTCCAAAGGGAATGGCGTCAGGGGACCTGCATATTCTTCAGACGACAGTGGAATTGACACCACCGCGCCCTTGGCCATAGCTACCGGTGATCCAACAATGGCTACAG TTGTTGGATGTGCCATCGTCATCCTGGTTTGGATTCTATCTTTCCGTCAGTACCTGTCCAG AACAAGAACAGGCGATGGGTCAGAGGGACGGGGGCTTGTGCTCCACAGCCGAG GTGATCCTGTTTCTTGGAAGGAGACAAGAGTCACGTTCGACTTGTTCCGATTTCTTGGCTCCTTCCTTGCAGCTGAAGTCATGTTTCCTTTTCCTCCTTCTGATTCCGGCGTGTCCTTGTTTTCCCTGACTGCCATTGACTTAGTTTCCTCGGTTGTTTATTTCTTGTTGGTCAGGCGCGAGGAATTCAAGAAACAGCTGAAACACTACACCGCTTTTAACTTCACCACGACAGGATTTTCCTATGGCTTCACACTGCAGCTTCTTATAATCTCACACCACTACAACCCGACTAATGTACTCATCAACACCCTTATCCTCCTGTACATTCTTGCATTCTGTCTGATCACTTGGAATGCAGTTGGGGAAGTGATGAAAAAACTTGAACTAGACCCGAGTGAAAGATCCGCTTTAAAATCAGTGGTCTATTCCATGTGTGGTGTAACTTTAATCAACACCATGTATTACACGTGGCCTACCAGCATTCCTTACATCCTTTGCATTGAGCACCTTGTGCCGCGCACACTATCGCAGGTTCTAATCCCCCTCTGGATTCTTCTGGTGTGCTCCCAAATCATCACTTACAGGAACATCTCAAGCAGCTTCCACAAAG ACTCTAAGTCCGCAGTCCTTCACCATGCACCAGACGCTACACACAACTGCGGCATCTGCTGCTCGGGTTTGATCCTGGCGTGGTTTTGTGATGGCCGGCGGGCGCCCACTGACATCATCACGTACTGGAAGCCACTCTGGCCACTCCTGTTGGCTGACATCATGGGAATCATCGGGTACTGTATGGCCTGCAACCAGTTCAGCTCAATCTGGCATGCCAAGGCCGAGAAGGCGTCAGAAGACGAAATCACACAAGGAGCGTCCGCGCCCCTCAAGAAGTCGGTGGCAGTAAAGAAATCAGAATCAGCCGTAGACGGAACAGAAGGGTCTCTAGAGATGGAAGACGAAGTCAGGGAAGAAACGTCCATGCCTCCTATGAAGCCGATGGGTGTAGATGCCACAGATGAAGTCTTAGACGGGGCAGCCACGTCCCTAACAGAACCAATGGATGTAAAGGTAACAGATCGAGCCGCAGGTGAAACAACCACGCTCCTTCCAAAGCTGTTGGATGTAGGGGCAGCTGATGAAGTCGTAGATGGAACAGCCGTGTCCCCCATGAAGCTGGTGGAAGTAGAGGCGGCGGAAGAGTTGGCAGATGGAACAGCCACGACCCCTGTGATGTCAATGGACGTAGAGACGACTGATGAAGTCGTATATGAAACAGCCATGTCCCCTATAGAGCTGGTGGATGTAGGTATACAATGTCAAGTAGATGGACAAGTCACATCCCTTACAAAACCGGTAGATGCAATGGTCAcagatgaagaagatgacatgGAGGAGGACGATAGCTGGGCCACCGATGAAGAAGAGAAAGTGGAGGACGAAGAGAGCACCGATGGAAGTGCTCTAGATGAACGGATGAG CGACAGTGAGATCTCGGTTACAACTAGCGCGGACCAGTCAGTACCGGTGTGCAGCATCATCCTTCCTCCAAGGGCGCCCGGTAAAAGTTTGAAGATCACGTCTGCGTTTCTCAATCCGGATGGACACCTTGAAAATCTCAAGTTGAAAGAAAACGAGCTTCTGGTTAGCGACATCATCAAAATAAACCCGTCGGGTTTGACATTCTCCGGCCCAGTACGTTTCAAGATTCCCCACTCCCTACCCAAGTATGACGAGGAATGGCAGTACATCGTGGTCGCGTCAAGTGATGACGGATCAACATGGGAGGAGCTAGAGACGGAGAGCTGCGAAGAGAGT GGGCAGAGATCTGCAATTGTCGAAACTACACATCTTGGACAGTTTGCAGTCAAGGCGAGGCCACTCAAGCACACCCATCGCATAAAGAAAGGAAAGGCAACGAAACTCAAGTCCTCAAAAGAGACAGGAGTGGAAGTTTCCCTTCCCAGCGACAGTGTTTCCAAGGACGAAGAAATTTCATTTGAG GTGACACCAGTCGATAAGGCCGCCCTCTCGTGCGCCGGAAGGAAGGATGCTACTGTCATGGCAGATACCCACTGCATGAGTCACATCTTAaagttctctaaagggagtggCCTGCTTCTAAAGCGCCCTGCCACCATCGTCATTCCTCTAACATCGTCGGCGGATGGCAAAGAAGCTCACGTTTTGAGTTGTACCAAAAAGGGAGAATGGGAGGACATTACCGACAAGGTAGATGACATCGTCCTGGAACATTCCAAGGTGGCCTTCAAGACTGACCGGCTTAGAGATGG ATTTGCTGCGTTGGTTTCCAAATCGCCAAGCGATTCCAAGTCGTCGGTGAAAATCATCGATCTTGTGTCGAAGAGCGTCCATGCAAGTGAGGTCAAACTAGTGGTTTTCAAGAAGTGGAAGGAGCCGAGAGAGGAGGGCGTCATGACCGTCCGGATCGAGTCTATCATCGAGGATTACGTGGAAGACCGAATCGTCCGCCGCACAACTACTGAAGGATACGATCTCCAG AGTGGCACTCCAACCGCCGTCGTTACTATGGTGGAAAACGAGACGTTTTGCGCCTACTTTAAAGGAAACATCCACCCACCTAACTGCGACCTAGTCAACGGACTGCTTAGGGCTAACTTGACCTTCCACTCCGCGGCGCCATGCACGCTGACGTTTGACGTCAAAGTGGACGAGAAAAAGGAGTCTTCCGATGTGGGGATATACTCTGGGCCGAAAGAGACATGTCCTGTGCCGCGTCATGGGGAACTACCAGCCGCACCTCTGGCGAAGATGGAGATTACTACACCAACG GGTATCACATGCGAGTATTGGTTGAAGTGCCGGAAGTTCAAAAACACTCTGGGAATCGAAG ATCACCATTTCAATCTCGAGGGAGACATGTGTTACTGCTACAGATGCCACAACGAAAGAGGCGACCGAGACTGGTACCATCGCGGCGATCCACCGGAGATGTACGCGATTCCTCAAGGATGGAGTAGGTTCGGCGTCAG AGTAAACCCAGCCTTCATGGACAAAGACCTGCCCGCGTTTGACAAGTGGCACCGTGCGTTCCACGGGACCGACCCAGTCGTGGTGAAGAAGATCCTACAGAGCAGCTCACAGCTGCTGATCCCAG
- the LOC136421884 gene encoding uncharacterized protein isoform X2, with product MASKGNGVRGPPYSSDDSGAEATAPLAIATGDPTVATVVGCAIVILVWILSFRQYLSRTRTGDGSEGRGLVLHSRGDPVSWKETRVTFDLFRFLGSFLAAEVMFPFPPSDSGVSLFSLTAIDLVSSVVYFLLVRREEFKKQLKHYTAFNFTTTGFSYGFTLQLLIISHHYNPTNVLINTLILLYILAFCLITWNAVGEVMKKLELDPSERSALKSVVYSMCGVTLINTMYYTWPTSIPYILCIEHLVPRTLSQVLIPLWILLVCSQIITYRNISSSFHKEDSKSAVLHHAPDATHNCGICCSGLILAWFCDGRRAPTDIITYWKPLWPLLLADIMGIIGYCMACNQFSSIWHAKAEKASEDEITQGASAPLKKSVAVKKSESAVDGTEGSLEMEDEVREETSMPPMKPMGVDATDEVLDGAATSLTEPMDVKVTDRAAGETTTLLPKLLDVGAADEVVDGTAVSPMKLVEVEAAEELADGTATTPVMSMDVETTDEVVYETAMSPIELVDVGIQCQVDGQVTSLTKPVDAMVTDEEDDMEEDDSWATDEEEKVEDEESTDGSALDERMSDSEISVTTSADQSVPVCSIILPPRAPGKSLKITSAFLNPDGHLENLKLKENELLVSDIIKINPSGLTFSGPVRFKIPHSLPKYDEEWQYIVVASSDDGSTWEELETESCEESGQRSAIVETTHLGQFAVKARPLKHTHRIKKGKATKLKSSKETGVEVSLPSDSVSKDEEISFEVTPVDKAALSCAGRKDATVMADTHCMSHILKFSKGSGLLLKRPATIVIPLTSSADGKEAHVLSCTKKGEWEDITDKVDDIVLEHSKVAFKTDRLRDGFAALVSKSPSDSKSSVKIIDLVSKSVHASEVKLVVFKKWKEPREEGVMTVRIESIIEDYVEDRIVRRTTTEGYDLQSGTPTAVVTMVENETFCAYFKGNIHPPNCDLVNGLLRANLTFHSAAPCTLTFDVKVDEKKESSDVGIYSGPKETCPVPRHGELPAAPLAKMEITTPTGITCEYWLKCRKFKNTLGIEDHHFNLEGDMCYCYRCHNERGDRDWYHRGDPPEMYAIPQGWSRFGVRVNPAFMDKDLPAFDKWHRAFHGTDPVVVKKILQSSSQLLIPGDTVLGGHRLGEKPGHITPDSKPEGFDTRQVFVSPSIKYAGCEVYASPQRYKDKKGKEYDVRVALQLCVRPGSYTVGPETIGARREGRTIDPLFSNDELEWFTKERGGHALYGLLVKMDPK from the exons ATGGCGTCCAAAGGGAATGGCGTCAGGGGACCTCCATATTCTTCGGACGACAGTGGTGCTGAAGCCACCGCGCCCTTGGCCATAGCTACCGGTGATCCAACAGTGGCTACAG TTGTTGGATGTGCCATCGTCATCCTGGTTTGGATTCTATCTTTCCGTCAGTACCTGTCCAG AACAAGAACAGGCGATGGGTCAGAGGGACGGGGGCTTGTGCTCCACAGCCGAG GTGATCCTGTTTCTTGGAAGGAGACAAGAGTCACGTTCGACTTGTTCCGATTTCTTGGCTCCTTCCTTGCAGCTGAAGTCATGTTTCCTTTTCCTCCTTCTGATTCCGGCGTGTCCTTGTTTTCCCTGACTGCCATTGACTTAGTTTCCTCGGTTGTTTATTTCTTGTTGGTCAGGCGCGAGGAATTCAAGAAACAGCTGAAACACTACACCGCTTTTAACTTCACCACGACAGGATTTTCCTATGGCTTCACACTGCAGCTTCTTATAATCTCACACCACTACAACCCGACTAATGTACTCATCAACACCCTTATCCTCCTGTACATTCTTGCATTCTGTCTGATCACTTGGAATGCAGTTGGGGAAGTGATGAAAAAACTTGAACTAGACCCGAGTGAAAGATCCGCTTTAAAATCAGTGGTCTATTCCATGTGTGGTGTAACTTTAATCAACACCATGTATTACACGTGGCCTACCAGCATTCCTTACATCCTTTGCATTGAGCACCTTGTGCCGCGCACACTATCGCAGGTTCTAATCCCCCTCTGGATTCTTCTGGTGTGCTCCCAAATCATCACTTACAGGAACATCTCAAGCAGCTTCCACAAAG AAGACTCTAAGTCCGCAGTCCTTCACCATGCACCAGACGCTACACACAACTGCGGCATCTGCTGCTCGGGTTTGATCCTGGCGTGGTTTTGTGATGGCCGGCGGGCGCCCACTGACATCATCACGTACTGGAAGCCACTCTGGCCACTCCTGTTGGCTGACATCATGGGAATCATCGGGTACTGTATGGCCTGCAACCAGTTCAGCTCAATCTGGCATGCCAAGGCCGAGAAGGCGTCAGAAGACGAAATCACACAAGGAGCGTCCGCGCCCCTCAAGAAGTCGGTGGCAGTAAAGAAATCAGAATCAGCCGTAGACGGAACAGAAGGGTCTCTAGAGATGGAAGACGAAGTCAGGGAAGAAACGTCCATGCCTCCTATGAAGCCGATGGGTGTAGATGCCACAGATGAAGTCTTAGACGGGGCAGCCACGTCCCTAACAGAACCAATGGATGTAAAGGTAACAGATCGAGCCGCAGGTGAAACAACCACGCTCCTTCCAAAGCTGTTGGATGTAGGGGCAGCTGATGAAGTCGTAGATGGAACAGCCGTGTCCCCCATGAAGCTGGTGGAAGTAGAGGCGGCGGAAGAGTTGGCAGATGGAACAGCCACGACCCCTGTGATGTCAATGGACGTAGAGACGACTGATGAAGTCGTATATGAAACAGCCATGTCCCCTATAGAGCTGGTGGATGTAGGTATACAATGTCAAGTAGATGGACAAGTCACATCCCTTACAAAACCGGTAGATGCAATGGTCAcagatgaagaagatgacatgGAGGAGGACGATAGCTGGGCCACCGATGAAGAAGAGAAAGTGGAGGACGAAGAGAGCACCGATGGAAGTGCTCTAGATGAACGGATGAG CGACAGTGAGATCTCGGTTACAACTAGCGCGGACCAGTCAGTACCGGTGTGCAGCATCATCCTTCCTCCAAGGGCGCCCGGTAAAAGTTTGAAGATCACGTCTGCGTTTCTCAATCCGGATGGACACCTTGAAAATCTCAAGTTGAAAGAAAACGAGCTTCTGGTTAGCGACATCATCAAAATAAACCCGTCGGGTTTGACATTCTCCGGCCCAGTACGTTTCAAGATTCCCCACTCCCTACCCAAGTATGACGAGGAATGGCAGTACATCGTGGTCGCGTCAAGTGATGACGGATCAACATGGGAGGAGCTAGAGACGGAGAGCTGCGAAGAGAGT GGGCAGAGATCTGCAATTGTCGAAACTACACATCTTGGACAGTTTGCAGTCAAGGCGAGGCCACTCAAGCACACCCATCGCATAAAGAAAGGAAAGGCAACGAAACTCAAGTCCTCAAAAGAGACAGGAGTGGAAGTTTCCCTTCCCAGCGACAGTGTTTCCAAGGACGAAGAAATTTCATTTGAG GTGACACCAGTCGATAAGGCCGCCCTCTCGTGCGCCGGAAGGAAGGATGCTACTGTCATGGCAGATACCCACTGCATGAGTCACATCTTAaagttctctaaagggagtggCCTGCTTCTAAAGCGCCCTGCCACCATCGTCATTCCTCTAACATCGTCGGCGGATGGCAAAGAAGCTCACGTTTTGAGTTGTACCAAAAAGGGAGAATGGGAGGACATTACCGACAAGGTAGATGACATCGTCCTGGAACATTCCAAGGTGGCCTTCAAGACTGACCGGCTTAGAGATGG ATTTGCTGCGTTGGTTTCCAAATCGCCAAGCGATTCCAAGTCGTCGGTGAAAATCATCGATCTTGTGTCGAAGAGCGTCCATGCAAGTGAGGTCAAACTAGTGGTTTTCAAGAAGTGGAAGGAGCCGAGAGAGGAGGGCGTCATGACCGTCCGGATCGAGTCTATCATCGAGGATTACGTGGAAGACCGAATCGTCCGCCGCACAACTACTGAAGGATACGATCTCCAG AGTGGCACTCCAACCGCCGTCGTTACTATGGTGGAAAACGAGACGTTTTGCGCCTACTTTAAAGGAAACATCCACCCACCTAACTGCGACCTAGTCAACGGACTGCTTAGGGCTAACTTGACCTTCCACTCCGCGGCGCCATGCACGCTGACGTTTGACGTCAAAGTGGACGAGAAAAAGGAGTCTTCCGATGTGGGGATATACTCTGGGCCGAAAGAGACATGTCCTGTGCCGCGTCATGGGGAACTACCAGCCGCACCTCTGGCGAAGATGGAGATTACTACACCAACG GGTATCACATGCGAGTATTGGTTGAAGTGCCGGAAGTTCAAAAACACTCTGGGAATCGAAG ATCACCATTTCAATCTCGAGGGAGACATGTGTTACTGCTACAGATGCCACAACGAAAGAGGCGACCGAGACTGGTACCATCGCGGCGATCCACCGGAGATGTACGCGATTCCTCAAGGATGGAGTAGGTTCGGCGTCAG AGTAAACCCAGCCTTCATGGACAAAGACCTGCCCGCGTTTGACAAGTGGCACCGTGCGTTCCACGGGACCGACCCAGTCGTGGTGAAGAAGATCCTACAGAGCAGCTCACAGCTGCTGATCCCAG
- the LOC136421884 gene encoding uncharacterized protein isoform X1, with protein MASKGNGVRGPAYSSDDSGIDTTAPLAIATGDPTMATVVGCAIVILVWILSFRQYLSRTRTGDGSEGRGLVLHSRGDPVSWKETRVTFDLFRFLGSFLAAEVMFPFPPSDSGVSLFSLTAIDLVSSVVYFLLVRREEFKKQLKHYTAFNFTTTGFSYGFTLQLLIISHHYNPTNVLINTLILLYILAFCLITWNAVGEVMKKLELDPSERSALKSVVYSMCGVTLINTMYYTWPTSIPYILCIEHLVPRTLSQVLIPLWILLVCSQIITYRNISSSFHKEDSKSAVLHHAPDATHNCGICCSGLILAWFCDGRRAPTDIITYWKPLWPLLLADIMGIIGYCMACNQFSSIWHAKAEKASEDEITQGASAPLKKSVAVKKSESAVDGTEGSLEMEDEVREETSMPPMKPMGVDATDEVLDGAATSLTEPMDVKVTDRAAGETTTLLPKLLDVGAADEVVDGTAVSPMKLVEVEAAEELADGTATTPVMSMDVETTDEVVYETAMSPIELVDVGIQCQVDGQVTSLTKPVDAMVTDEEDDMEEDDSWATDEEEKVEDEESTDGSALDERMSDSEISVTTSADQSVPVCSIILPPRAPGKSLKITSAFLNPDGHLENLKLKENELLVSDIIKINPSGLTFSGPVRFKIPHSLPKYDEEWQYIVVASSDDGSTWEELETESCEESGQRSAIVETTHLGQFAVKARPLKHTHRIKKGKATKLKSSKETGVEVSLPSDSVSKDEEISFEVTPVDKAALSCAGRKDATVMADTHCMSHILKFSKGSGLLLKRPATIVIPLTSSADGKEAHVLSCTKKGEWEDITDKVDDIVLEHSKVAFKTDRLRDGFAALVSKSPSDSKSSVKIIDLVSKSVHASEVKLVVFKKWKEPREEGVMTVRIESIIEDYVEDRIVRRTTTEGYDLQSGTPTAVVTMVENETFCAYFKGNIHPPNCDLVNGLLRANLTFHSAAPCTLTFDVKVDEKKESSDVGIYSGPKETCPVPRHGELPAAPLAKMEITTPTGITCEYWLKCRKFKNTLGIEDHHFNLEGDMCYCYRCHNERGDRDWYHRGDPPEMYAIPQGWSRFGVRVNPAFMDKDLPAFDKWHRAFHGTDPVVVKKILQSSSQLLIPGDTVLGGHRLGEKPGHITPDSKPEGFDTRQVFVSPSIKYAGCEVYASPQRYKDKKGKEYDVRVALQLCVRPGSYTVGPETIGARREGRTIDPLFSNDELEWFTKERGGHALYGLLVKMDPK; from the exons ATGGCGTCCAAAGGGAATGGCGTCAGGGGACCTGCATATTCTTCAGACGACAGTGGAATTGACACCACCGCGCCCTTGGCCATAGCTACCGGTGATCCAACAATGGCTACAG TTGTTGGATGTGCCATCGTCATCCTGGTTTGGATTCTATCTTTCCGTCAGTACCTGTCCAG AACAAGAACAGGCGATGGGTCAGAGGGACGGGGGCTTGTGCTCCACAGCCGAG GTGATCCTGTTTCTTGGAAGGAGACAAGAGTCACGTTCGACTTGTTCCGATTTCTTGGCTCCTTCCTTGCAGCTGAAGTCATGTTTCCTTTTCCTCCTTCTGATTCCGGCGTGTCCTTGTTTTCCCTGACTGCCATTGACTTAGTTTCCTCGGTTGTTTATTTCTTGTTGGTCAGGCGCGAGGAATTCAAGAAACAGCTGAAACACTACACCGCTTTTAACTTCACCACGACAGGATTTTCCTATGGCTTCACACTGCAGCTTCTTATAATCTCACACCACTACAACCCGACTAATGTACTCATCAACACCCTTATCCTCCTGTACATTCTTGCATTCTGTCTGATCACTTGGAATGCAGTTGGGGAAGTGATGAAAAAACTTGAACTAGACCCGAGTGAAAGATCCGCTTTAAAATCAGTGGTCTATTCCATGTGTGGTGTAACTTTAATCAACACCATGTATTACACGTGGCCTACCAGCATTCCTTACATCCTTTGCATTGAGCACCTTGTGCCGCGCACACTATCGCAGGTTCTAATCCCCCTCTGGATTCTTCTGGTGTGCTCCCAAATCATCACTTACAGGAACATCTCAAGCAGCTTCCACAAAG AAGACTCTAAGTCCGCAGTCCTTCACCATGCACCAGACGCTACACACAACTGCGGCATCTGCTGCTCGGGTTTGATCCTGGCGTGGTTTTGTGATGGCCGGCGGGCGCCCACTGACATCATCACGTACTGGAAGCCACTCTGGCCACTCCTGTTGGCTGACATCATGGGAATCATCGGGTACTGTATGGCCTGCAACCAGTTCAGCTCAATCTGGCATGCCAAGGCCGAGAAGGCGTCAGAAGACGAAATCACACAAGGAGCGTCCGCGCCCCTCAAGAAGTCGGTGGCAGTAAAGAAATCAGAATCAGCCGTAGACGGAACAGAAGGGTCTCTAGAGATGGAAGACGAAGTCAGGGAAGAAACGTCCATGCCTCCTATGAAGCCGATGGGTGTAGATGCCACAGATGAAGTCTTAGACGGGGCAGCCACGTCCCTAACAGAACCAATGGATGTAAAGGTAACAGATCGAGCCGCAGGTGAAACAACCACGCTCCTTCCAAAGCTGTTGGATGTAGGGGCAGCTGATGAAGTCGTAGATGGAACAGCCGTGTCCCCCATGAAGCTGGTGGAAGTAGAGGCGGCGGAAGAGTTGGCAGATGGAACAGCCACGACCCCTGTGATGTCAATGGACGTAGAGACGACTGATGAAGTCGTATATGAAACAGCCATGTCCCCTATAGAGCTGGTGGATGTAGGTATACAATGTCAAGTAGATGGACAAGTCACATCCCTTACAAAACCGGTAGATGCAATGGTCAcagatgaagaagatgacatgGAGGAGGACGATAGCTGGGCCACCGATGAAGAAGAGAAAGTGGAGGACGAAGAGAGCACCGATGGAAGTGCTCTAGATGAACGGATGAG CGACAGTGAGATCTCGGTTACAACTAGCGCGGACCAGTCAGTACCGGTGTGCAGCATCATCCTTCCTCCAAGGGCGCCCGGTAAAAGTTTGAAGATCACGTCTGCGTTTCTCAATCCGGATGGACACCTTGAAAATCTCAAGTTGAAAGAAAACGAGCTTCTGGTTAGCGACATCATCAAAATAAACCCGTCGGGTTTGACATTCTCCGGCCCAGTACGTTTCAAGATTCCCCACTCCCTACCCAAGTATGACGAGGAATGGCAGTACATCGTGGTCGCGTCAAGTGATGACGGATCAACATGGGAGGAGCTAGAGACGGAGAGCTGCGAAGAGAGT GGGCAGAGATCTGCAATTGTCGAAACTACACATCTTGGACAGTTTGCAGTCAAGGCGAGGCCACTCAAGCACACCCATCGCATAAAGAAAGGAAAGGCAACGAAACTCAAGTCCTCAAAAGAGACAGGAGTGGAAGTTTCCCTTCCCAGCGACAGTGTTTCCAAGGACGAAGAAATTTCATTTGAG GTGACACCAGTCGATAAGGCCGCCCTCTCGTGCGCCGGAAGGAAGGATGCTACTGTCATGGCAGATACCCACTGCATGAGTCACATCTTAaagttctctaaagggagtggCCTGCTTCTAAAGCGCCCTGCCACCATCGTCATTCCTCTAACATCGTCGGCGGATGGCAAAGAAGCTCACGTTTTGAGTTGTACCAAAAAGGGAGAATGGGAGGACATTACCGACAAGGTAGATGACATCGTCCTGGAACATTCCAAGGTGGCCTTCAAGACTGACCGGCTTAGAGATGG ATTTGCTGCGTTGGTTTCCAAATCGCCAAGCGATTCCAAGTCGTCGGTGAAAATCATCGATCTTGTGTCGAAGAGCGTCCATGCAAGTGAGGTCAAACTAGTGGTTTTCAAGAAGTGGAAGGAGCCGAGAGAGGAGGGCGTCATGACCGTCCGGATCGAGTCTATCATCGAGGATTACGTGGAAGACCGAATCGTCCGCCGCACAACTACTGAAGGATACGATCTCCAG AGTGGCACTCCAACCGCCGTCGTTACTATGGTGGAAAACGAGACGTTTTGCGCCTACTTTAAAGGAAACATCCACCCACCTAACTGCGACCTAGTCAACGGACTGCTTAGGGCTAACTTGACCTTCCACTCCGCGGCGCCATGCACGCTGACGTTTGACGTCAAAGTGGACGAGAAAAAGGAGTCTTCCGATGTGGGGATATACTCTGGGCCGAAAGAGACATGTCCTGTGCCGCGTCATGGGGAACTACCAGCCGCACCTCTGGCGAAGATGGAGATTACTACACCAACG GGTATCACATGCGAGTATTGGTTGAAGTGCCGGAAGTTCAAAAACACTCTGGGAATCGAAG ATCACCATTTCAATCTCGAGGGAGACATGTGTTACTGCTACAGATGCCACAACGAAAGAGGCGACCGAGACTGGTACCATCGCGGCGATCCACCGGAGATGTACGCGATTCCTCAAGGATGGAGTAGGTTCGGCGTCAG AGTAAACCCAGCCTTCATGGACAAAGACCTGCCCGCGTTTGACAAGTGGCACCGTGCGTTCCACGGGACCGACCCAGTCGTGGTGAAGAAGATCCTACAGAGCAGCTCACAGCTGCTGATCCCAG